From Topomyia yanbarensis strain Yona2022 chromosome 1, ASM3024719v1, whole genome shotgun sequence, one genomic window encodes:
- the LOC131679479 gene encoding glutathione synthetase-like isoform X1 codes for MDTTVSDVPVLESCIPLPIETDQLLEVVEKAKDWAIMHGAAMRSKADFNPDALQFAPFILTPSSFPRKEFEKAVELQVTLNELMHAVSHDFDFLRETLQGTIKVDPFTRSLFEIFEMVLNEGISQPISLGLLRSDLMLETRCENECKVQCKRAKAYCCWKQVEINSIASGFGHLGPASKSLQSFILTELGHADKLPKLPENRALSGLCDAMVEAWKLQNRPHAAILFVIEDITYNICDQRFHEFYIREKYPQIQVIRRTLTQIHEQGKLGASGELLIGDLEAAVIYFRAGYEPGHYYGQNEWAARLLMERSQAIKCPSIQYHLAGTKKVQQALAKPGTLKRFISDERKIDTIKEIFTGLYSLDKNEQGDEAVKLALGDPERYVLKPQREGGGNNVYGADIPGALAKMAEDERSAWILMERIFPPVSKGYMVRPGGKMPPKIVNLVSELGIFGAIIGTKDKIVYNKQVGHMLRTKLSSANEGGVAAGLGALDSPYMID; via the exons ATGGATACAACAGTCAGTGACGTACCGGTACTGGAATCTTGCATTCCATTACCAATCGAAACAGATCAGCTGCTGGAGGTTGTGGAGAAGGCAAAAGATTGGGCTATCATGCATGGTGCGGCCATGCGGTCCAAAGCAGATTTCAATCCAGATGCCTTGCAG TTTGCGCCGTTCATTCTGACGCCAAGTTCGTTCCCGCGGAAAGAGTTCGAAAAAGCAGTCGAACTGCAAGTAACTCTCAACGAACTGATGCACGCCGTTTCGCATGATTTCGATTTCCTGAGAGAAACCCTTCAGGGTACTATAAAGGTCGATCCATTCACACGCTCGTTGTTTGAAATCTTCGAAATGGTATTGAATGAAGGAATCTCCCAg CCAATTTCGCTGGGCCTTTTACGATCCGATTTGATGCTGGAAACGAGATGCGAGAACGAGTGCAAGGTACAGTGCAAACGAGCGAAAGCGTACTGCTGTTGGAAGCAGGTGGAAATCAATTCCATCGCATCGGGCTTCGGGCATTTGGGCCCCGCGAGCAAGTCTCTGCAAAG CTTCATCCTGACAGAGCTTGGTCATGCGGATAAATTACCTAAA CTCCCGGAAAACCGTGCCTTGTCCGGTCTCTGTGACGCCATGGTGGAAGCATGGAAGCTTCAAAACCGTCCGCATGCCGCGATTCTCTTCGTGATCGAAGACATAACATACAACATTTGCGATCAACGGTTCCACGAGTTCTACATCCGTGAAAAGTATCCGCAGATTCAGGTCATCCGTCGAACGTTAACGCAAATCCACGAACAGGGTAAGTTGGGTGCAAGTGGTGAGTTACTGATAGGCGATTTGGAAGCTGCGGTCATTTATTTCCGAGCTGGTTACGAACCGGGACACTACTACGGGCAAAACGAATGGGCGGCAAGGTTGTTGATGGAGCGTTCCCAGGCTATTAAATGCCCTTCTATTCAGTACCACTTGGCCGGGACGAAAAAAGTTCAGCAGGCACTGGCAAAACCGGGGACTTTGAAAAGATTTATTTCTGACGAGCGGAAGATTGATACAATCAAAGAGATCTTCACCGGGCTGTACTCGTTGGATAAGAACGAGCAAGGAGATGAAGCGGTTAAGCTTGCACTGGGGGATCCGGAACGCTACGTATTAAAACCACAACGCGAAGGAGGTGGCAATAATGTCTACGGAGCCGACATTCCCGGAGCTTTGGCAAAGATGGCCGAGGATGAGCGATCGGCGTGGATTCTGATGGAGCGGATCTTTCCACCAGTTTCCAAAGGTTACATGGTGCGTCCGGGAGGAAAGATGCCTCCGAAGATTGTCAATCTGGTGTCGGAGCTGGGCATATTTGGAGCTATTATCGG AACGAAGGATAAGATAGTGTACAATAAACAGGTAGGGCATATGCTGCGGACCAAGCTATCCAGTGCAAATGAAGGCGGAGTTGCTGCCGGGTTGGGTGCACTAGATAGTCCTTATATGATTGATTAG
- the LOC131679479 gene encoding glutathione synthetase-like isoform X2, translated as MDTTVSDVPVLESCIPLPIETDQLLEVVEKAKDWAIMHGAAMRSKADFNPDALQFAPFILTPSSFPRKEFEKAVELQVTLNELMHAVSHDFDFLRETLQGTIKVDPFTRSLFEIFEMVLNEGISQPQSLALLRSDYLANFLESNAIKQVEINTIASSFGGISTLMAPMHSFILTELGHADKLPKLPENRALSGLCDAMVEAWKLQNRPHAAILFVIEDITYNICDQRFHEFYIREKYPQIQVIRRTLTQIHEQGKLGASGELLIGDLEAAVIYFRAGYEPGHYYGQNEWAARLLMERSQAIKCPSIQYHLAGTKKVQQALAKPGTLKRFISDERKIDTIKEIFTGLYSLDKNEQGDEAVKLALGDPERYVLKPQREGGGNNVYGADIPGALAKMAEDERSAWILMERIFPPVSKGYMVRPGGKMPPKIVNLVSELGIFGAIIGTKDKIVYNKQVGHMLRTKLSSANEGGVAAGLGALDSPYMID; from the exons ATGGATACAACAGTCAGTGACGTACCGGTACTGGAATCTTGCATTCCATTACCAATCGAAACAGATCAGCTGCTGGAGGTTGTGGAGAAGGCAAAAGATTGGGCTATCATGCATGGTGCGGCCATGCGGTCCAAAGCAGATTTCAATCCAGATGCCTTGCAG TTTGCGCCGTTCATTCTGACGCCAAGTTCGTTCCCGCGGAAAGAGTTCGAAAAAGCAGTCGAACTGCAAGTAACTCTCAACGAACTGATGCACGCCGTTTCGCATGATTTCGATTTCCTGAGAGAAACCCTTCAGGGTACTATAAAGGTCGATCCATTCACACGCTCGTTGTTTGAAATCTTCGAAATGGTATTGAATGAAGGAATCTCCCAg CCCCAATCGCTCGCGTTACTCCGGTCTGACTATCTGGCAAACTTTCTCGAATCGAACGCCATTAAGCAGGTAGAAATCAACACGATCGCCTCCAGTTTCGGCGGTATCTCCACCTTAATGGCACCGATGCATAG CTTCATCCTGACAGAGCTTGGTCATGCGGATAAATTACCTAAA CTCCCGGAAAACCGTGCCTTGTCCGGTCTCTGTGACGCCATGGTGGAAGCATGGAAGCTTCAAAACCGTCCGCATGCCGCGATTCTCTTCGTGATCGAAGACATAACATACAACATTTGCGATCAACGGTTCCACGAGTTCTACATCCGTGAAAAGTATCCGCAGATTCAGGTCATCCGTCGAACGTTAACGCAAATCCACGAACAGGGTAAGTTGGGTGCAAGTGGTGAGTTACTGATAGGCGATTTGGAAGCTGCGGTCATTTATTTCCGAGCTGGTTACGAACCGGGACACTACTACGGGCAAAACGAATGGGCGGCAAGGTTGTTGATGGAGCGTTCCCAGGCTATTAAATGCCCTTCTATTCAGTACCACTTGGCCGGGACGAAAAAAGTTCAGCAGGCACTGGCAAAACCGGGGACTTTGAAAAGATTTATTTCTGACGAGCGGAAGATTGATACAATCAAAGAGATCTTCACCGGGCTGTACTCGTTGGATAAGAACGAGCAAGGAGATGAAGCGGTTAAGCTTGCACTGGGGGATCCGGAACGCTACGTATTAAAACCACAACGCGAAGGAGGTGGCAATAATGTCTACGGAGCCGACATTCCCGGAGCTTTGGCAAAGATGGCCGAGGATGAGCGATCGGCGTGGATTCTGATGGAGCGGATCTTTCCACCAGTTTCCAAAGGTTACATGGTGCGTCCGGGAGGAAAGATGCCTCCGAAGATTGTCAATCTGGTGTCGGAGCTGGGCATATTTGGAGCTATTATCGG AACGAAGGATAAGATAGTGTACAATAAACAGGTAGGGCATATGCTGCGGACCAAGCTATCCAGTGCAAATGAAGGCGGAGTTGCTGCCGGGTTGGGTGCACTAGATAGTCCTTATATGATTGATTAG